From the genome of Pseudomonas mohnii:
TGATGGCAAGCTCCGTGATAGATTCAGATCCGTGAGCTCATCCTAGTACGATTTGTATTTGTGACCATGGGTTTAATACTACAATTTGTGTTTTGATGGCCGGAGTTGCCCCAGTATCGTGCCGCCCATGGATAAATGGATCGAATTGGTCAAGGCCAAGATGAGTGAACTCAAAATCACTCAGGAAATACTCGCCGAGCGCCTCGGGATGTCCCAGGGCGGCATTGGCCATTGGCTGAATAAACGTCGCGAGCCGGGTGTCGAGAATATGAATCGAGTGTTGAAGGCGCTCGGCATGGACTTTCTGGAAGTGGCGCTGGTGATTCGCGAAACCACGGACGCGAAGGACGACGAAGTCTCCCTGACGCAAAAGTACAATCCGTACTTTCGTTACCCGGTCAGTGACTGGAAGGTAACCGCTGAAGTTCGCGACGGAGAACGGGCGCAGTACCGTTTCGAGTTGTCGGACTACCACGCCCAAGGCTCGGCATTCTGGCTGACGGTGACCGGCGACGCGATGACCGCCCCCAGTGGCCTGAGCATTGGCGAAGGCATGTTGATTCTGGTGGACCCGGACGTGGCTGCGGAGCCCGGCAAACTGGTGATCGCGCAATGGCCCGAGAGCACCGAGGCGATCTTTCGCAAGCTGATCGAAGAGGGCGGGCAGCGTTACCTGGTCCCGCTCAATCCGACGTATCCCAAAGCCCTCTACACCGACGACTGCCGAATCATCGGCGTGGTGGTTCAGGCGACAGCCAAGTTCTGACCGGATCGGTCCTCGCCAGGCGCGGGACCGATCTTCATTTCACGCTTCTTCCAGTTCGACCAGCGCACTGCCTTCGCTGACCATCTCGCCTTCCTGGCAATACAGCGCCTTGATCACCCCGGCGTGTGGCGCACGGATGCTGTGCTCCATCTTCATCGCTTCGAGCACCACCAGTTGCGCCCCGGCTTCGACCGTTTGCCCGGCCTCTACCAGTACGCGCACGATGCTGCCGTTCATGGGGGCGGTCAGCCCACCCTGGTGGCTGTGACTGGCTTCGACGGCGCTGATCGGGTCATAGGCTTCGATGCGGCGCAACTCGCCATCCCATTGCAGATAGACCAGCTCACCCTGGCGGATGGCCCGATGCTGACGACGCACGCCGTCGTGCTCGGTCAGCAATTGCTCACCCTTGAGCCGCGCGCTCTGGGCGTTGATGTTGCGCAGCGTCAGCGCGCGGTCCTGGCCTTCACAACTCAAGTGCAGGGTGATTTCCGATGGCAATCCGGCGCGGAAACCGTTGCTGTCGGCCCAAGGCGAACTCGGGTCATCGACGCGCGGTGAACGAGACTGGCTCTGGGCAAATGCCTGGGCGGCGGCTTGCCAGAAGCCGTCGCTAAGCGCCGCCGGCGCCGGCAATAGTTGCTCCTGGTAACGAGGAATGAACCCGGTATCCAGTTCCGCCGCGGCAAACGCCGGATGGGCAATGATTCGACGCAGGAAGTTGATGTTGGTCTTGAGCCCGCCAATGGCAAATTCATCGAGCATGCTCAGCAGGCGCAAGCGTGCCTGTTCACGGTCCTCGCCCCAGGCAATCAACTTGCCGAGCATCGGGTCGTAGAAAGGTGAAACCTCATCGCCTTCCTCAACGCCGCTGTCGACACGACGCCCCGGACCCTCGGCCGACTCACGATACAACTCCAGACGCCCGGTCGCCGGCAGGAAATCATTGCCCGGGTCTTCGGCGTACAGCCGCACTTCAATGGCGTGGCCGATCAGCGGAACCTGATCCTGGGTCATGGGCAGTGCTTCACCCCGTGCGACACGAATCTGCCATGCCACCAGGTCGAGGCCGGTGATGGCTTCGGTGACCGGGTGTTCGACTTGCAGGCGCGTGTTCATCTCCATGAAGAAGAACTCGCCGCGCGCATCCAGCAGAAACTCCACGGTGCCGGCGCCGACATAACCAATGGCCTGGGCCGAACGCACGGCCGCTTCCCCCATGGCACGCCGCAGTTCCGGGCTCAGGCCTGGCGCCGGCGCTTCTTCCACGACTTTCTGGTGCCGACGCTGAATCGAGCAGTCACGTTCGTTGAGGTACAGGCAGTTGCCGTGTTGATCGGCGAACACCTGGATTTCCACGTGGCGCGGTTTGAGCAGGTATTTCTCCACCAGCATCCGCGAATCGCCGAACGACGATTGCGCTTCACGCTGGGCCGAGGCTAGGGCTTCGGCCAGTTGGCTGACGTCCTCGACCACTTTCATGCCCTTGCCGCCACCACCGGCCGTGGCTTTGAGCAGCACCGGGTAACCGATGCGTTCACAGGCCGCCCGGAAGGTCTCGAAGTCTTGAGCTTCGCCGTGATAACCGGGCACCAGCGGCACGCCTGCGGTTTCCATCAAGGCTTTGGCGGCGGACTTGCTGCCCATGGCGTCGATGGCCGACGCGGGCGGGCCGAGGAAAATCAGGCCGGCCGCTTCGATCGCGCGGGCGAACCCTGCGTTCTCCGACAGAAAGCCGTAACCGGGGTGGATGGCCTGGGCGCCGCTGGCCTTCGCGGCGGCGATCAGTTTGTCGATTTGCAGGTAGCTGTCGGCGGCTTTGCTGCCACCGAGGTCGACGCGAATATCGGCTTCGCGGCTGTGGCGGGCGTCACGGTCAGTGGCGCTGTGCACGGCCACGGTGGTCAGGCCCAGGGCCTTGGCGGTGCGCATGACCCGACAGGCGATTTCGCCACGATTGGCCACCAGCACAGAGGTGATAACAGGTGCGCTCATCAACGGGGCTCCTTGGTGGTGGTTTCGGACTGCCAGCTCGGCGGACGTTTTTGCAGAAAGGCGCGCAGGCCTTCCTGGCCTTCAGGGCTGACGCGGATGCGGGCAATGGCGTTCTCGGTGTAGCGGCGCAACGCCGGGTTCAGCGAGCCATCGCCGACTTCACGCAGCAGGTCCTTGCTGGCACGCATGGCGGCGGGGCTGTTGAGCAACAGGTTGTCGATCCACTGTTCGACCTTTTGCTCCAGATCGATCAGCGGATAGCTCTCCGACAACAAACCGAGTTCCCGCGCCCGTTGCCCGCCGAAGCGTTCAGCGGTCAAGGCATAACGTCGGGTGGCCCGTTCGCCGATGGCTTGCACCACGAACGGGCTGATCACCGCCGGTGCCAGGCCGATGCGGACTTCTGACAGGCAGAATTGCGCGTCATCGGCACCGATGGCCATGTCGCAGCAACTGATCAGGCCCAGTGCGCCACCAAAGGCCGCGCCTTGCACCACCGCCAGGGTCGGGACTTTCAACTTGGCGAGGTTGTACATCAACTCTGCCAGTTCCCGGGCGTCGTCGAGGTTGGTGTGGTAATCGAGTTCGGCCGATTGTTGCATCCAGGCCAGGTCGGCACCGGCGCTGAAATGCTTGCCGCGGCCACGCACCAGCAGAAAACGCAGGCTGGCGTCGTTCGATACCTTGTCCAGCGCGAGGATCAATTCGCGGATCATCTCGGCGTTGAACGCGTTGTTCTTCTCTTCGCGGCTGAGCCACAGGGTGGCGAAACCCCGAGGGTCGGTCAGCAATTGGAGGGTGTTGAAGTCGCTCATATTCTTCCGTTCTCCACGGCACTTTGTAGGAGCGAGCCTTGCTCGCGATGGACTGAAGGGCGGCGCGTTTATCCAGAACACACGCGTTATCGTTAACGTCCATCGCGAGCAGGCTCGCTCCTACAAAAAGATCACATCCGGAACACGCCGAAGCGGCTCGGTTCGATTGGCGCGTTCAACGACGCGGACAAGGCCAGGCCCAAAACATCGCGAGTCTGTGCCGGGTCGATGACACCGTCGTCCCACAAGCGGGCGCTGGAATAGTAGGGGTGGCCCTGTTCTTCGTATTGGTCGAGGATCGGTTGCTTGATCTCGGCTTCCTGCTCGGCACTGAAACCCTGGCCACTGCGCTCGGCTTGCTCGCGCTTGACCTGCACCAACACGCCAGCCGCCTGCTCGGCACCCATCACGCCGATGCGCGCATTCGGCCACATCCACAGGAAACGTGGGTCATAAGCGCGACCGCACATCCCATAGTTACCGGCACCGAAGCTGCCGCCGATGATCACCGTGAATTTCGGCACTTTGGCGCACGCCACGGCGGTCACCAGTTTTGCGCCGTGCTTGGCGATACCGCCGGCCTCGTATTTCTGACCGACCATGAAGCCAGTGATGTTTTGCAGGAACAACAACGGGATGCCGCGCTGGCACGCCAGCTCGATGAAGTGCGCACCTTTCTGCGCGGCTTCGGCGAAGAGGATCCCGTTGTTGGCGAGGATCGCGATCGGATAACCGTGCAGGTAAGCAAAGCCGCACACCAGCGTCGTCCCGAACAGCGCCTTGAATTCGTCGAACACCGAGCCGTCCACCAACCGGGCAATCACTTCGCGCACGTCGAACGGTTGCTTGGCATCGGCCGAGACCACGCCGTACAACTCGTCGCTGCTGTAGAGCGGGGCGATCGGTGTGCGTTGTTGAACTTCGCCGTGTTTGCGCCAGTTGAGGTTGGCCACACTGCGGCGCGCTATGGCGAGGGCGTGTTCATCGCTTTCGGCGTAATGGTCGGCCACGCCCGAGATCTTGCAGTGCACATCCGCCCCGCCGAGGTCTTCGGCGCTGACCACTTCACCGGTCGCGGCTTTCACCAGCGGTGGGCCGGCGAGGAAGATCGTCGCTTGCTCGCGGACCATGATCGCTTCGTCGGCCATCGCCGGCACATAGGCGCCGCCAGCGGTGCAGGAACCCATGACCACGGCAATCTGCGGAATGCCCATGGCGCTCATGTTGGCCTGGTTGAAGAAGATCCGCCCGAAGTGCTCGCGATCCGGAAACACTTCATCCTGGCGCGGCAGGTTGGCGCCGCCGGAGTCCACCAGGTAGATGCACGGCAAGCGGTTTTGCTGGGCGATGGTCTGGGCGCGCAGGTGCTTTTTCACGGTCAGCGGGTAGTACGAGCCACCTTTCACCGTGGCATCGTTGGCGACGATCATGCATTCGACGCCTTCCACACGGCCGATCCCGGCAATCACGCCAGCGGCGGGAACGTCTTCGCCATAGACCTCGTAGGCGGCCAATTGGCTGATTTCGAGAAACGGCGAGCCTGGATCGAGCAGGCGATTGATGCGCTCACGGGGCAGCAGCTTGCCCCGCGAGATGTGGCGTTCTTGCGCTTTCGGGCCGCCACCTTGCGCCACTTGGGCGAGCAGGGTGTGCAGGGCGTCGACCTGTTTGAGCATCGCCGCGCTGTTGGCGGCGAACTCCGCCGAACGGGGGTTGAGCTGGGTATGCAGGATAGCCATGGACAGCTCCGTTTAGCGGGTTTCGTTGAACAGTTCGCGGCCGATGAGCATGCGACGGATCTCACTGGTGCCGGCGCCGATTTCGTACAGCTTGGCGTCACGCAACAGACGACCGGCCGGGAATTCGTTGATGTAGCCGTTACCGCCGAGAATCTGGATCGCGTCGAGGGCCATTTGCGTGGCGCGTTCGGCGCTGTAGAGGATCACGCCCGCCGCGTCCTTGCGCGTGGTTTCGCCGC
Proteins encoded in this window:
- a CDS encoding carboxyl transferase domain-containing protein: MAILHTQLNPRSAEFAANSAAMLKQVDALHTLLAQVAQGGGPKAQERHISRGKLLPRERINRLLDPGSPFLEISQLAAYEVYGEDVPAAGVIAGIGRVEGVECMIVANDATVKGGSYYPLTVKKHLRAQTIAQQNRLPCIYLVDSGGANLPRQDEVFPDREHFGRIFFNQANMSAMGIPQIAVVMGSCTAGGAYVPAMADEAIMVREQATIFLAGPPLVKAATGEVVSAEDLGGADVHCKISGVADHYAESDEHALAIARRSVANLNWRKHGEVQQRTPIAPLYSSDELYGVVSADAKQPFDVREVIARLVDGSVFDEFKALFGTTLVCGFAYLHGYPIAILANNGILFAEAAQKGAHFIELACQRGIPLLFLQNITGFMVGQKYEAGGIAKHGAKLVTAVACAKVPKFTVIIGGSFGAGNYGMCGRAYDPRFLWMWPNARIGVMGAEQAAGVLVQVKREQAERSGQGFSAEQEAEIKQPILDQYEEQGHPYYSSARLWDDGVIDPAQTRDVLGLALSASLNAPIEPSRFGVFRM
- a CDS encoding acetyl/propionyl/methylcrotonyl-CoA carboxylase subunit alpha gives rise to the protein MSAPVITSVLVANRGEIACRVMRTAKALGLTTVAVHSATDRDARHSREADIRVDLGGSKAADSYLQIDKLIAAAKASGAQAIHPGYGFLSENAGFARAIEAAGLIFLGPPASAIDAMGSKSAAKALMETAGVPLVPGYHGEAQDFETFRAACERIGYPVLLKATAGGGGKGMKVVEDVSQLAEALASAQREAQSSFGDSRMLVEKYLLKPRHVEIQVFADQHGNCLYLNERDCSIQRRHQKVVEEAPAPGLSPELRRAMGEAAVRSAQAIGYVGAGTVEFLLDARGEFFFMEMNTRLQVEHPVTEAITGLDLVAWQIRVARGEALPMTQDQVPLIGHAIEVRLYAEDPGNDFLPATGRLELYRESAEGPGRRVDSGVEEGDEVSPFYDPMLGKLIAWGEDREQARLRLLSMLDEFAIGGLKTNINFLRRIIAHPAFAAAELDTGFIPRYQEQLLPAPAALSDGFWQAAAQAFAQSQSRSPRVDDPSSPWADSNGFRAGLPSEITLHLSCEGQDRALTLRNINAQSARLKGEQLLTEHDGVRRQHRAIRQGELVYLQWDGELRRIEAYDPISAVEASHSHQGGLTAPMNGSIVRVLVEAGQTVEAGAQLVVLEAMKMEHSIRAPHAGVIKALYCQEGEMVSEGSALVELEEA
- a CDS encoding LexA family protein — encoded protein: MDKWIELVKAKMSELKITQEILAERLGMSQGGIGHWLNKRREPGVENMNRVLKALGMDFLEVALVIRETTDAKDDEVSLTQKYNPYFRYPVSDWKVTAEVRDGERAQYRFELSDYHAQGSAFWLTVTGDAMTAPSGLSIGEGMLILVDPDVAAEPGKLVIAQWPESTEAIFRKLIEEGGQRYLVPLNPTYPKALYTDDCRIIGVVVQATAKF
- a CDS encoding gamma-carboxygeranoyl-CoA hydratase, whose amino-acid sequence is MSDFNTLQLLTDPRGFATLWLSREEKNNAFNAEMIRELILALDKVSNDASLRFLLVRGRGKHFSAGADLAWMQQSAELDYHTNLDDARELAELMYNLAKLKVPTLAVVQGAAFGGALGLISCCDMAIGADDAQFCLSEVRIGLAPAVISPFVVQAIGERATRRYALTAERFGGQRARELGLLSESYPLIDLEQKVEQWIDNLLLNSPAAMRASKDLLREVGDGSLNPALRRYTENAIARIRVSPEGQEGLRAFLQKRPPSWQSETTTKEPR